AGTTTTGTTGAAATTTATGCTCAAGCTGAGCAACGCGCGAACCAAGTAAAAGCTGCCAGCGTAGCAACGCTAGAAGCTCTCGAAGCCGCGCCAACAGTTATTCGCGATACTTTGAGTGCCGTCACCAAGATTGGCCGCTAACACTTACTTCTTCTTATTCGCTTCTTGCTGATTGAATGGCGTGAACATCGAAAACGCCTTGGTGAACATTTCCATATTCTGCTTACCAATTTCTTCAAGCTGATGTGCCGCGCTGGTGAAGGCTTCCATTGGGTTGCCTGATTTACCACCTAGCATATATTGGCGCATTTGCTCTTGATTCTTCAAGAACGCCTGCATGCTAGTTTCTAAATACGCAGGCAAGAAATCCTTGAGCGAGTTATCGTAAAACCCAATCAAGTTGCGCAGGAAGCTAACAGGCAACAAGTTGGTGCCACTGTTCGACTCTTCCTCGAAAATAATTTGCGTCAGGATCTGGCGAGTTAGATCGTCACCCGATTTTGCATCATATACGATGAACTCCGCGCCCTCTTTCACCATCTCGCCTAAGTCGTCGAGGGTGACATAGCTAGAAGTGTCCGTGTTGTACAAACGACGGTTTGCGTATTTTTTGATAACGATAGGTTCGACCTGTGCGGGTTTTTTCATATGTCCTGCCTTGTTTTTCGTGAGCGTCCCGTCTAGACTATTCAACCTAAAATGGCAACAAAAACAGACTATACCGCGCAAGCGCAGGCTTTTTTACGGCTTTGGCAAGATCAGATGCACCGGCAGATGACCGACCCAGATGCTATAAAAACCATGCTGGCGGCCATGCACCGCATGAGTGGAGGCACGAATGATACCCCCCGAAACCCTACCCATGCACCTGCTGATGGCGATGATGCAATCAGGCTTCTCGACGGGCGCCTCAAACGCGTGGAGCGGCAGCTCGAACGACTGGCTAAACAGTTGGATGAAATTCATGCCGCGACTCGAACATCCCGTCGAGACGCAAACAAAGGCCCTGCTAAGCGAGTGGCAAAACCTCGCAGAGCAAAACGCGCAACTGCTAAAAAGCCTGCTCGGAAAAAACGATAATTCATCCGCCTTTTTTGACCCACAGTTTTTGCAATCGCTTTCGGAACAAGCGGCCCAGCAAACGACAGGATTTCTGGAAGGCATCCAGTCCTATATGGGTGCAAGCTATGAGCGACCCGAGAAAAAGTACCGTGTGCTTTGGAAAAAGGGTTCAGCGCGCCTACTCGATTTAGCACCACAGGAAACGGATGGGGTGGCGATTTTATGCATCCCCTCGCTGATCAATAAATTCTATGTGCTCGATTTATATCCTGAGGCAAGCTTTGCTGAATATCTGGTATCGCAAGGTTATCGCCCACTGATATTGGATTGGTGCATACCAAGTGATGCGGAAATGGATTTCAGCTGTGCCGACTATATCAGCGCTTATGCGATTCCAGCCCTGCAAACCTTGCGCGAAAATCACGACGGGCCGATTGCGCTGCTGGGCTATTGCATGGGCGGTGTCTTTGCTGTGGCCATGGCACAGCTTGCCGCTTTCTTGGTGGATGCGTTACTACTACTTGCCACGCCATGGGATTTTTCGGCAGAGGATACACCACGTATTTTGCTCGAGCCTTCAGCACAAATGATGCTTCGCAATAGCATCGCGAGTATGAACCCTGTGCCAAATGTCATCGTGCAGACCATGTTTCACCTGATCAACCCATGGCATGTGCAGAAAAAATATAGCGCCTATCCCCTGCTCTCTGCGGAAGAGAAAAAGCATTTTCTTGCCGTCGAGCAATGGGTGAATGACGGCGTGCCACTTACCCAAAAAGTGGCGGAGGAATGTTTGGTCGATTGGCCACAAGGCAATATGCTCGCCAGCCACCAATGGAAAATTGGCCGAAAATGGATTGAGCCTGAATCTATCAAATGCCCTACCTTATGTGTGATTCCTGAGCACGACGCCATCGTACCCAAAAGGGTGGCGGAGCCACTCGCCAAGATGATCCGCAAGTCCGATGTGATGTACCCCAAAAGCGGGCATGTCAGCATGGTTGCGGGCAAGAACGCCAAAAAAGAATTATGGGAGCCGCTCGCCAAGTGGTTGGCCAAGCGCTTTTAGTGCAGCGCGGCATGGGGGCTGGACATTGCGCCTGCGCTCACCTATCACCTTAGCAACCCTAAACGGAGGACAATATGTCGAAAGAAAAAGAAATCGTAATCGTAGATGCAGTGCGTACCGCTATTGGTAACTTCAGTGGGTCGCTCGCACCACTTACCGCAGCGCAGCTTGGTGCAGAAGTCATCAAAAGTCTTATCGCACGCAACAAGCTTAATGGCGCGGATGTTTCCGAAGTGATTATGGGGCAAATTCTTACTGCAGCTACAGGCCAGAACCCTGCCCGCCAAGCTGCTATTCACGGCGGTGTTGCGCAAGAAGCAACGGCTTACACCATCAACCAAGTCTGTGGTTCAGGCCTGCGCGCAGTGGCAGAAGGCATGAAGTCGATTCTCAATGGTGATGCAACGATTGTGATTGCAGGTGGCCAAGAGTCGATGAGCGGTTCCGCACATGCCATGCAGCTTCGCAATGGCGTGAAGATGGGTGATGGTAAAATGCTCGATACCATGATTGTTGATGGCTTGTGGGATGCATTCAATAATTACCACATGGGCATTACGGCAGAGAATATTGCCCAGCAGTTCCAAATCACCCGCGACGATCAGGACAAGTTCGCGGCGGCTAGCCAACAGAAAGCCGCTAAAGCGCAAGCAGAAGGCAAATTCAAAGCTGAAATTATTCCAATTACCATCAAAGGTAAAAAAGGTGACACGGTCGTGGAGGCAGATGAATTCATTCGTGCCGACACAACAGCAGAGTCACTCGCCAAGTTACGCCCTGCATTCAAGCCAGACGGTTCCGTGACGGCAGGTAATGCTAGCGGCCTCAATGACGGTGCGGCTGCCGTAGTGCTGATGACACGCGCCGAAGCAGATAAGCGCGGCTTGAAACCTCTCGCGGTTATCAAATCATGGGCGACGGCGGGCGTTGACCCATCCATCATGGGCACGGGGCCGATTCCTGCGTCTAAGAAGGCTCTCGAAAAAGCGGGTTGGACGATCAAAGACCTCGACCTTATTGAAGCGAATGAAGCATTCGCGGCGCAAGCTATCAGCGTGAATCGCGGCATGGGTTGGGACGAAAGCAAGGTGAACGTCAATGGCGGTGCGATTGCTTTAGGTCACCCCATCGGCGCTTCGGGGGCGCGCGTTCTTACAACACTCTTGCACGAAATGAATCGTGGTAGTGCGAAAAAAGGCCTAGCCACCTTGTGTATTGGTGGCGGAATGGGCATTGCTATGTGCGTAGAAAAAGCTGCATAGGGAGAGTTTCATGAAAGGCAGAGTCGCACTCGTAACAGGTGGTACACGCGGTATTGGTAAAGCAATCGCGATTGACCTTAAAAAAGCTGGTTGCAAGGTTGCAGCTAGTTACCATGGCAATGAAGAAGCCGCACAAGCTTTCAAAAAGGAAACAGGCATTGCTGTGTTTCGTTTTGACGTTGGCAACTATGACGAGTGCCAAGCTGCCGTTCGCACCATCGAGGCGGATGTTGGGCCGATTGATATTCTCATCAATAACGCTGGCATCACGCGTGACGGCTTTTTGCATAAAATGAGCGAAGATAATTGGGACGCGGTGATTAACACCAACCTCAAATCACTTTTCAACATGTCACGCGCAGTGATCGAGGGGATGCGCGCTCGCTCCTACGGTCGTATCGTAACGATTGGCTCCATCAATGGTCAGCTTGGTCAATTCGGCCAGACCAACTATTCTGCTGCTAAAGCGGGGGTGATTGGTTTTACCAAGGCGCTGGCGCGTGAGTGCGCTGCTAAGGGCGTTACGGTGAATGCCGTAGCTCCTGGCTATATCGAAACCGACATGGTGAAGGCTGTTTCTGAAGATGTGGTCAAAAAGATTGTGGCGCAGATTCCAGTCGGTCGTCTGGGCCAACCTAAAGAAATCGCCCGCGCTGTATGTTTCCTAGTAGCGGATGAGGCAGGCTTCATTACGGGAGAGACCCTCTCCGTCAATGGCGGCCAGCACATGGAATAAAAGCTACTTCGCGGATTTTTTCTGGATGTCCGATTCGCGCTTGAGCTCGACGCGCACTTTGCGGCGATTCAAGGTGCTATACTCTTCTTCTTCCGACCAGACATGGCTGATCGTGCCCGAGGCAAGGGCAGCGTATTGAACAGGACGACGCGTGGTCGTTGATTTATTTACACTAATATACATGGTCACAACTCCTCTGTTGCACCCAAAGTACCAGCGAAGAGTTAAGGCTTACTTAACGGCATCGCGGTATTTTTTGGAGCAACCTGCCTCGTGATCCATATAGGCACAGCAAAAGGCTATTTGCCAGTTATCCACATGCAACTAGGTCACACTGGTGCTTGATTACAACAGGATGTTGTATTTTTGCAGCACTAAGCGAAATTGAGCAATTCTACTGCCTTCACGCTAGGTAATTTGGCGATTTTATCGAGGATTTTAGCCGAAACCTCATCATCCACCTCTAGCAGAGCCACGGCGTCGCTACCTTCTTTGTTGCGGCCAAGGTGGAAGTTAGCGATGTTGATTTTTGCTTCACCAAGCAAGTTGCCCAAACCACCGATAAGCCCCGGTTTGTCTTCGTTATTTACGTAGAGCATGCGGTTTCCGAGGGACGCTTCCAGCGCGACATCATTGACGGAAACAAGGCGTGGCTTATCACCAAACAAGGTGCCTGCAACTCTGAAGGTTCCTTTGTCTGAATGTACGGTAACGCGCATCAGGGTTTTGTAATGCGCCGTGCGCTCATGGCGAATTTCGGAAACGTCGATATTGCGCTCTTTGGCTACCACTGGAGCATTCACCATATTTACGCCTTCCATAAGCGGGCTGAGCAGGCCATTAAGCGCCGCCGCCGTAAGTGGCTTGGTATTCAGTTCGGTTACCTTGCCCTCAAATTCAATCGACACTTTGTTGAGGCCAGACTTGGTCATTTGACCAGCAAAGCCACCCAAACGTGCCGCCAGATCAAGGTATGGCTTGAGGCGCGCCGCGTCCTCTGCTGAGACGCTTGGCATATTGAGGGCGTTGGTTACCGTGCCAACGGTGAGGTATTCCGCCATTTGCTCCGCCACTTGAATGGCTACGTTTTCCTGAGCTTCATTGGTAGAAGCGCCAAGGTGTGGGGTGCAAACCACCTGCTCCATTCCGAAGAGTGGATTGTCTTTTGCTGGCTCTTCCTCGAATACATCAAGCGCGGCACCTGCAACGTGGCCGCTTTCAATGGCGGCTTTGAGGTCGGCTTCCACAATCAGTCCGCCGCGTGCGCAGTTGATGATACGAACACCCTTTTTGCACTTCGCCAGATTCTCTTTACCCAGCAAGTGGCGGGTTGAATCTGTCATTGGTGTGTGCAGTGAAATGAAATCGGCGCGCGCTAATAATGCGTCCAGCTCCACTTTCTCGACATTGATGGCCGCAGCACGCTCAACGGAAAGGAATGGGTCAAACGCCACCACTTTCATTTTGAGGCCCTGCGCACGGTCAGCCACGATGCTGCCAATGTTACCGCAACCAATGAGTCCAAGGGTTTTGCCCGCAAGCTCAACGCCCATATATTTATTCTTTTCCCATTTACTTGCATGGGTCGAAGCATTGGCCGATGGAATTTGGCGCGCCAACGACATCATCATCGCTAATGCGTGCTCGGCAGTGGTGACAGAGTTACCGAAGGGAGTGTTCATCACGATGATGCCGCGTGCGGTTGCCGCTTTCACATCCACGTTATCAACGCCGATACCAGCGCGGCCAACTACTTTCAGTTTATGCGCCGCGGCGAGCACGATCTCGTTCACCTTGGTGGCCGAACGAATGGCCAAACCATCATATTCGCCAATAATTTTGACGAGTTCTTCTTCCGAAAGGCCTGTCTTAAGGTCAACCGTAATGCCTTTATTCTTAAATACTTCAACGGCTTGTGGGCTTAATTTATCCGAAATAAGAACTTTAGGCATAATAACTCCGATTAACGTGCTTTTAATAGTTATAAATTAGATTGAGGCTGTATAACGTGTTTAGAAGGCAAACCGCAAGAGGGATATTATGAGTGATACAGGTAATGATGACGACAATGTAGTTCCTATCCATTTTGGAGAGGGTGCAGGTGACCCTACTCGTGGCATGACGCCGCAACAAGCTAGGGATGCGGCTCTTAGCCCGTACTCAGTCACCAGAATGATCGATGCTTGTGCTCGTGCTCACTATGATTTTGATAAAGAGCTGGCCTTAGGTCAATTTACTGCAGCTATTTTAAGGGCAGCAACTGGTGAAAGCGGCATAAATACGGTGTATAGTGCATTGCGCGAAGTGCACCCTAAAATCCCGAATGACGCACAAATGCATAAAGCTCTCTGCGGGTCTGTTATCGAATATGGATTGCTTATGATGAAAGAGGCAGGAGTGCTTGATAAAGAGGGCGACCTCATACATCCAGCAGATGCAACTATCATGGGTAAAGTTGTCGCTAATCTTAGCCAAGAAGCTGCTATTGAAAATATAGTCCGTTGCAGCCAGAGAAAAATCGTAAAATTCGATGGCAAGAGCCAGCCTACTCGCCATAAAGCAGAAGATTAAGCTGCTTTGGCTGCGGTTGCTTTCACTTCATTCCACGCCCATTCGAGCCAAGGTAGCAGTGCTTCGATGTCTTTGGTTTCGACCGTAGCGCCGCCCCAAATACGCAAGCCCGCAGGTGCATCGCGATACGCGCCGATGTCGTAAGCAACACCCTCTTTATCGAGCAGCGAGACGATATCTTTGGCGACTTTTTGTTGGGCGTCTTCGCTCAAGCCAACATACCATGGGTCAATAATCTTGAGGCAAATAGAGGTGCAGCTATTGATTTCCGGCTTGTTCGCCAAAAATGTAATCCACGGTGTAGCATCGACCCATGTATTGATTGCACAGAGATTCGACATCGAACGCTTGATAAGCTCTTTCAAACCACCGATGGATTCTGCCCAACGCAGACCGTCCAGCGCGTCTTCCACGGCGAGCATGGAAGGCGTGTTGATGGTTTCGCCCAAGAAGATACCCTCAATCAGCTCACCACCTTTGGTCATTTGGAAAATTTTTGGCAGTGGCCATGCAGGGTTATAGGTCTTGAGGCGCTCGACCGCACGTGGGCTTAGGGCGATCATGCCATGCGCACCCTCACCGCCTAGCACTTTCTGCCATGACCATGTCACCACATCGAGCTTCTTGAATGGCACGTCCATTGCGAATACGGCGCTGGTCGCATCACAAATAGCGAGGCCTTCGCGATTATCAGGAATCCAGTCCGCATTAGGTACGCGCACACCACTGGTCGTGCCGTTCCACGTAAAAATCACATCACGCGACCATTCAGCTTTGCTGAGGTCTGGCAACTCACCATATGGCGCATCGTAGAGTTTCAAATCAGTGAGCTTGAGTTGTTTTTTGCAATCCCCTGCCCATGTCTTGCCAAAAGATTCCCACGCAAATACATCCACGCCGCGCGCACCGAGCATCGACCACATCGCCATTTCAATCGCGCCCGTGTCGGAAGCAGGGACGATACCAAGGCGATAATCATCAGGGATACCGAGAATCTTTTTGCTGAGGTCAATCACCTCTTTCAATTTCGTTTTACCGATTTTGGCACGGTGCGAACGGCCAAGTGCGCCGCCTTTGAGAGCATCGAGTGTCCAACCAGGGCGCTTTGCGCATGGGCCAGAAGAGAAACAGGGATTATGTGGTTTTGCGGTGGGTTTCATATGGTTTCCTTTGTTGTGTTTGTGTAGCGAGCAGCACTCACGCTGTCAAACGGCGATACATTCTTAGCACCGCGTCCTTGAGTAATTCCATGTCCTGCGGGCGAGAGAGGCGATGGTCGCCATCTTTCACCAGTGTTACCTCTACCGCGCTGCTGGTGACTGTTTCGCTGATTTGCATGGAGAGCTGCCATGGCACGTCTTCGTCGTGTTGGCCGTGGAGTAGATGGATAGGGATATCGAGCGGAATGGGGTGGTCGAGCACGAGATGATTACGCCCTTCATCGAGCAGGTTTTTGGTTGTTGGAACGTCCTTGCCCCAATAAGGGCTGTGCCGCCAGATGACACCTTCTTCTTCGATTGTTTTACGTTCTTCGGGGGTCATTTTATCGGGGAATCGCTCCGTAAAATCGGGGGCGGCGGCTATACCGATTAATCCGCACACTTGAAGTTTACGTTCCAGCGCGGCGCGAAGCATAATCCACCCACCCATGCTGGAGCCGACTAATATCTGGTCGCCCGTGGCGATGTGATCAAGAATCTCTAGCGTATCACGCACGCCATGGCCGATGGTATAATCCAGAAAATCACCGCCTGTTACGCCATGCGCAAAAATATCGAACCGCGTGAACGGAATATTGTGCTCTTTGCAAAATGCGTGGAGTTCGACAGCTTTGCTGCCCTCCATATCCGAGCGAAACCCGTGAATAAATACGACACCCACCCCCTTACCTTCGTGGTGTTGGTAGGCAATGTCATAACCTGATTGGCTTTTATGGTGCTTGATTGTCATGCCCATCGGCATAGTCGAGGCTGTGGGCAGACGCAATTTAGAAGTTGGTATGTGCGCGCTGATTGTTTACTTCAGAGGCATGAGTCACCGCCATACCATATTGCAGGTTTTGCCACGCCTTGTTTCGGGCGGGGTTGAGCGCGGCACGGTCGAAATTACGGACGCTATCCGCAAAGCGGGCATGAAACCGCTCGTTGCCTCTGGCGGCGGGGCAATGATTCCGCACATCACCTATCATGGTGGTGAGCATTTTGTTTTGCCCCTTTACGAAAAACACCCTTATCGTATTTGGAAAAATGCGGGCAAGTTAGTGCAACTCATGAAACTCAAGGACGTGGACTTGATCCACGCACGCTCGCGCGCACCCGCTTGGAGTGCCTATTTAGCAGCGCGACGTACAAAGACGCCCTTCGTTACCACGTTCCACGGTGTCTATGGCCTTAAGGGGCCATTCAAGAAGAGTTATAACCGCGTGATGGTGAAAGCCGATCGAGTGATTGCCGTTTCGCGCTTTGTTTATGACCATATCCTGCGTGAATATCAGGTTGACCCAACCAAGTTGCGTCTTATTCCGCGCGGTGTGGATGCCACGATATTTGACCCTGAAAAAATTATTCCCGACCGCATCATCGCACTCACCAAGCAATGGCGTTTGCCAGATGAGGCGCAGAAAATCATTTTCGTGCCAGGCCGTATTTCACGCATCAAAGGGCTGGATGTTGTGCTTGAAGCGCTAGTGAAACTTGGCGACCGCCCATTTATATGCGTGATGGCAGGCAGCGACCATGGCCACGAAGAGTATCGCACCGAGTTGGAGCAAAAGATTATCGCCATGGGGCTTGAAGGCAAGGTCAGACTTGCCAACAATACGAACTTCATGAACGAAGCCTATTCACTCAGCGACGTGGTGCTTATCCCCTCGATGAAGCCTGAATCGTTCGGGCGCGTGTCGATTGAGGCGCAGGCAATGGGCAAGCTCGTGATCGCGTTTGATCATGGTGGGGTGCGTGAGACTATCATTAACAATGAAACGGGCTACCTGATTCCTGTGGGTGATGCCGATGCGATGGCGGAGACGATTCGTTATGCGCTCATGCGTGACGAAGAGATGGTTCACGCGATGGGTGTATTTGCCCGTAAGCATATTCAACGCAGTTTTTCAGTGCTACAGATGAAAGAGAAGACGATTCAAGTTTATCGGGAGCTGCTGGAGTGAGTCATCACGAGGAAATATTGGTCATCAAACATGGTGCGTTGGGCGATGTGATTATCGCCACCGCAATGTTTGCAGCGATTCGTGGTCACCACCCTCTCGCTCGGATTGTCTGCCTCACTACCAAACCTTACGCAGAACTACTCTCGCAAAGTCCGTATTTCGACGAAATCTGGGTCGACAGCAAACCACGCATCACCCAGCGCAAAGCCCTCAAACGGCTCAAGAAACGCCTTAATAGTGTGAAGTGGGATTTTGTCTATGATGTGCAAACCTCACAACGCAGTACAAGCTATTGGTGGCTGTTCAAGCGTCCTCGCCCGTTCTTTAGTGGCATCGCTAAATTTGCCTCGCATCGCTATAAAGACAAGGCGCGCCATGGTCGCCACGCGCTTGATAATTACCGCAGACAATTGCAGATTGCAGGCATCGATCATGTCGGATTGCCTGATTTGCGTTGGCTGAATGCCGAGGTGCGCGGCCTCGTACCAGACGTGACGTATGTACTGATAGTTGCGGGTGGCGCAGCACATCGCCCTGAAAAACGCTGGCCTGCAGAGCAATATGCCGCCTTAGCCAGCGAACTTGCTGCCAAGAAACTTGTACCTGTTTTGATCGGCGGCAAAGCTGAGGCCAATGCCTTGCAAATGATTGCTGACCGCGTTCCGCAGGCGATTAACCTCTGCGGCAACACGACCATTGCCCAATTAGCGGTGTTGGCGCGAAGCGCATTTATGGCTGTGGGGAATGACACAGGGCCAATGCATGTGATTGCGGCCTCACGCTGCCCTTCGGTGGTACTGTTTTCGGGCGCGTCGAACCCCAAGAAATCCGCCCCTCCGGGTGAGCATGTGCATTGCATTCAACGCACATCTTTGCAGGATTTAAGTGTCGACGAGGTATTAACCGTCATTCATGGGCTTCGCCCGCTTGACACCACCCCCTAAAAAAACCTAAGTTCAGCGCCCAATTTAGGAGTTTTTATGGCGCAAGCCGCAGCACAGACCAAAGACATCACCCTCACCTTACCAGATGGCACCGCGCGGACCTATCCCGCAGGCACTACGGGCGAGGAAGTCGCCGCATCAATTGGCGCAGGCTTGGCGAAGGCCGCCGTTGCCATGAAAGTCGACGGTGTACAGCGCGATTTATATTTGCCCATCACCCATGATGCTGCGTTTCAAATCCTCACCGCGAAGGACGCGGAAGGTATCGATGTCATTCGCCACACTATCACCGCGCAAACCTTGGCGCTGGCCGTGAAAGAACTTTACCCAAGCGCTAAACTGGCGATTGGCCCAACCATTGAACATGGATTTTATTACGACGTTGAATTGGAAACGCCACTCGTTCCCGACGACTTGCCAAAAATCGAGGCGCGTATGCGCGAGATTTTGAAGCGTGGGCATGCCGTCAAACGTGAAATGTGGGAAAAGCAGAAAGCGATTGCGTTGTTCACGTCACGTGGCGAATCCTACAAAGCGGAAATTATTCAAGGCGCGCCAGATGGTGAAGTGTCGCTCTATCGCCAAGGCGAAGGTGATAACGCATTCATCGACTTGTGCTTTGGCCCGCACGTACCGCATTTCAATAAAATCACCGCAGCCTTTGCGCTTACCAAAATTTCAGGTGCTTATTGGCGCGGTGATTCGAAAAACAAAATGCTTCAGCGTATTTATGGCATCGCCTTTGCCAACGACAAAGAACTCAAAGCACACCTCACAATGCTTGAAGAAGCGGAAAAGCGCGACCACCGTAAACTGGGTAAAGAGCTTGATCTGTTTCATATTCAAGAAGAGGCAGTGGGCCAAGTATTCTGGCATGATAAAGGCTGGACGATTTATCGCGAGCTTGAAAATTACATTCGCCGCAAATTACAGCGTAATGGCTACATCGAAGTGAAAACACCTATCCTCGTTGAGCGCACCTTGTGGGAAATGTCGGGCCACTGGGAAAAATTCAAAGAGAATATGTTCATCAGTGAATCGGAAGATAAGCATCTTGCGATCAAGCCTATGAACTGCCCCTGCCACGTGCAAATTTTCAATGTCGGTTTGAAGTCGTATCGCGATTTACCAATTCGCATGGCGGAGTTTGGTAATTGTCACCGTAATGAACCTTCAGGTGCGCTACATGGATTAATGCGCGTGCGCGGTTTCGTGCAAGACGATGCACACATCTTCTGCACCGAAGACCAAATCACTCAAGAAACGATTCGCTTCTGCGACCTACTCAAAGAAGTCTATCGCGACTTGGGGTTCACTGAGGTGCGCGTTAAATTCTCGGACCGCCCTGAGAAGCGCGCGGGCACGGATGCGACGTGGGACAAAGCCGAAGGCGCATTGAAAGATGCAGTGACCGCCGCAGGTTTGGAATACACCCTCAACCCTGGCGAAGGCGCATTTTATGGCCCAAAATTAGAGTTCGTATTGCGTGACGCCATTGGCCGCGACTGGCAGTGCGGCACACTGCAAGTGGACTTCGTTCTTCCCGAACGTTTGAACGCACATTACATTGGCGAAGACGGTAATAAGCATCGCCCCGTTATGTTGCATCGCGCCATTTTAGGCTCGTTCGAGCGATTTATTGGTATTCTGATTGAGCAGTATGCGGGTAAATTCCCTCTCTGGATGACGCCAACCCATGCGGTGGTTTGCCCCATCACCAATGAGTTCGACGCTTACGCAAACGAAGTGACAAGCGCTCTGAGAGCCGCAGGTATTCGCGCTGAGAGTGATTTGTCGAACAACAAGATCACGTATAAAGTGCGCGAGCATTCTTTGCAAAAAGTGCCATTCATCATTGCGGTGGGTGGGCGTGATAGGGACGCAGGCACTGTCGCGATTCGTCGTTTGGGCTCAGAAAGCCAAGAAACACTTGCACTTAGCGCGGCAATCGCTACCCTAAGTACTGAAATTCAGCCACCCGCATAGGGGCTGTTTCACAACCAAGGAGATGAACTAACTTATGACGCGTTATGAATACTAGACCGCCCGGTAACAGACCTCCAGGCAATAGACCCGCAGGCTCCCGTCCCCCCTTCCGTTCCAACACTGGCCCACGCCCGAATAATTTTTCTGGCCCGCGCCCGCCGCGTCGTGAGAACACACCGCGTTTTGAAAAAGAACGTGATCCGAATGAACCCAACATTAATCACTACATTAAAGCACAATCGATTCGTTTGATTGATGCTGCAGGTGAAATGGTCGGTGTCGTTTCCGTGAAAGAAGGCATTCGCCTCGCTGAAGAAGCAGGTCTAGACTTGGTCGAGATTTCACCAAACGCTGAA
This sequence is a window from Alphaproteobacteria bacterium. Protein-coding genes within it:
- the thrS gene encoding threonine--tRNA ligase translates to MAQAAAQTKDITLTLPDGTARTYPAGTTGEEVAASIGAGLAKAAVAMKVDGVQRDLYLPITHDAAFQILTAKDAEGIDVIRHTITAQTLALAVKELYPSAKLAIGPTIEHGFYYDVELETPLVPDDLPKIEARMREILKRGHAVKREMWEKQKAIALFTSRGESYKAEIIQGAPDGEVSLYRQGEGDNAFIDLCFGPHVPHFNKITAAFALTKISGAYWRGDSKNKMLQRIYGIAFANDKELKAHLTMLEEAEKRDHRKLGKELDLFHIQEEAVGQVFWHDKGWTIYRELENYIRRKLQRNGYIEVKTPILVERTLWEMSGHWEKFKENMFISESEDKHLAIKPMNCPCHVQIFNVGLKSYRDLPIRMAEFGNCHRNEPSGALHGLMRVRGFVQDDAHIFCTEDQITQETIRFCDLLKEVYRDLGFTEVRVKFSDRPEKRAGTDATWDKAEGALKDAVTAAGLEYTLNPGEGAFYGPKLEFVLRDAIGRDWQCGTLQVDFVLPERLNAHYIGEDGNKHRPVMLHRAILGSFERFIGILIEQYAGKFPLWMTPTHAVVCPITNEFDAYANEVTSALRAAGIRAESDLSNNKITYKVREHSLQKVPFIIAVGGRDRDAGTVAIRRLGSESQETLALSAAIATLSTEIQPPA
- a CDS encoding glycosyltransferase family 4 protein, whose protein sequence is MSHRHTILQVLPRLVSGGVERGTVEITDAIRKAGMKPLVASGGGAMIPHITYHGGEHFVLPLYEKHPYRIWKNAGKLVQLMKLKDVDLIHARSRAPAWSAYLAARRTKTPFVTTFHGVYGLKGPFKKSYNRVMVKADRVIAVSRFVYDHILREYQVDPTKLRLIPRGVDATIFDPEKIIPDRIIALTKQWRLPDEAQKIIFVPGRISRIKGLDVVLEALVKLGDRPFICVMAGSDHGHEEYRTELEQKIIAMGLEGKVRLANNTNFMNEAYSLSDVVLIPSMKPESFGRVSIEAQAMGKLVIAFDHGGVRETIINNETGYLIPVGDADAMAETIRYALMRDEEMVHAMGVFARKHIQRSFSVLQMKEKTIQVYRELLE
- a CDS encoding glycosyltransferase family 9 protein, which translates into the protein MSHHEEILVIKHGALGDVIIATAMFAAIRGHHPLARIVCLTTKPYAELLSQSPYFDEIWVDSKPRITQRKALKRLKKRLNSVKWDFVYDVQTSQRSTSYWWLFKRPRPFFSGIAKFASHRYKDKARHGRHALDNYRRQLQIAGIDHVGLPDLRWLNAEVRGLVPDVTYVLIVAGGAAHRPEKRWPAEQYAALASELAAKKLVPVLIGGKAEANALQMIADRVPQAINLCGNTTIAQLAVLARSAFMAVGNDTGPMHVIAASRCPSVVLFSGASNPKKSAPPGEHVHCIQRTSLQDLSVDEVLTVIHGLRPLDTTP